One window of Esox lucius isolate fEsoLuc1 chromosome 25, fEsoLuc1.pri, whole genome shotgun sequence genomic DNA carries:
- the LOC105009805 gene encoding mucin-2 — translation MTAAPSTSTTEAVTTTTAAPTTTTADTQTTTVATTTTTSPETTTTAQTTTTTAQTTNTVPSTTTSAAPTTTNAATTVTVADTTTTASTTTAAETTTTAAPTTTTAAPTTTTEAGTTTTADPTTTNAATTVTVADTTTIASTATAPETTTTTAPSTSITEAVTTTTAAITTTTADTQTTTVATTTMTSPDTTTAQTTTTAQTTNTVPSTTSAAPTTTNAATTVTVADTTTTASTTTAAETTTTAAPTTTTAAPTTTTRTGTTPTADPTTTNAATTVTVADTTTTATTTTAPETTTTAAPSTSTTEALTTTTAYPTTNTISVTTSTAPPTTTIADTQTTTVATTTTTSPDTTTTAQTTTTTAQTTNTVPSTTSAAPTTTNAAITVTVADTTTTVSTTTVAETTTTAAPTTTTAAPTTTTQAGTTPTADPTTTNAATTVTVADITTIATTTTAPETTTTTALSTSTTEAVSTTTAAPTTTTAAPTTTTQAGTTPTADPTTTNAATTVTVADITTIATTTTAPETTTTTALSTSTTEAVSTTTAAPTTTTADTKTTTVATTTTTSPDTTTTAQTTTTTAQTTNTVPSTTTSGAPTTTNAATTVTVADTTTTASTTTAAETTTTAAPTTTTEAKTTPTADPTTTNAATTVTVADTTTTATTTTAPETTTTAATLTSTTEALTTTTAYPTTNTISVTTSTAPPTTTIADTQTTTVATTTTTSPDTTTTAQITTTTAQTTNTVPSTTSAAPTTTNAAITVTVADTTTTVSTTTVAETTTTAAPTTTTAAPTTTTQAGTTPTADPTTTNAATTVTVADITTIATTTTAPETTTTTALSTSTTEAVSTTTAAPTTTTAAPTTTTQAGTTPTADPTTTNAATTVTVADITTIATTTTAPETTTTTALSTSTTEAVSTTTAAPTTTTADTKTTTVATTTTTSPDTTTTAQTTTTTAQTTNTVPSTTTSGAPTTTNAATTVTVADTTTTASTTTAAETTTTAAPTTTTAAPTTTTEAKTTPTADPTTTNAATTVTVADTTTTATTTTAPETTTTAAPSTSTTEALTTTTAYPTTNTISVTTSTAPPTTTTADTQTNTVATTTTTSPDTTTTAQTTTTTAQTTNTVPSTKSAAPTTTNAAITVTVADTTTTASTTTAAETTTTAAPTTTTAAPTTTTQAGTTPTADPTTTNAATTVTVADTTTTAATTTAAETTTTAAASTSTTEALTTTTAYPTTNTISVTTSTAPPTTTTADTQTTTVATTTTTSPDTTTTAQTTTTTAQTTNTVPSTTSAAPTTTNAAITVTVADTTTTASTTTAAETTTTAAPTTTTAAPTTTTQAGTTPTADPTTTNAATTVTVADITTIATTTTAPETTMTTALSTSTTEAVSTTTAAPTTTTADTQTTIVATTTTTSPDTTTTAQTTTTTAQTTNTVPSTTTSAAPTTTNAATTVTVADTTTTALTTTAAPTTTTAAPTTTTEAKTTPTADPTTTNAATTVTVADTTTTAATTTAPETTTTAAPSTSTTEALTTTTAYPTTNTISVTTSTAPPTTTTADTQTTTVATTTTTSPDTTTTAQTTTTTAQTTNTVPSTTTSAAPTTTNAATTVTVADTTTTASTTTAAETTTTAAPTTTTAAPTTTTQAGTTPAADPKTTNDITTIATTTTAPETTTTTAPSTSTTEAVTTTTAAPTTTTEAVTTTTSVTTTNTASVTSTAPATTTTAATQTTTVASTTTSPDTTPTAQTTTTTTASTNMAAETTTTAAPTATTAAPTTTSEAVTTTTSVPTTNTVYLKTTTAALTTTNAATTVTLADTTNTASTTTAAEAMTAAPTTSTASPTTTTEAGTTRTSVPITNTVYLTTRIALPTTTTAATQSTILSPTTSPAASATATSASPAASTTTTNTTAYKTSAVSPPTTTTAAKTTTVASTNTTVTSTTRAALPTTSAPTTTTASPTTITSDTTLTTASPTSTTAASTKNTAAIITMTSPTTTITAIASTITSASMTTNVVTTTSKDPITTNTASPTTTKTTVKMTTAATFTTSTTAAATTTKSAPTSSTILPTTMSSKPNTAITTTDSTAKPTATEGTIELGFRMIRPFSSDYSDSSTTAYQELAANVTTEVNRGYKLLYPLTYLRCRILQFTSGSVIVNMTLIFTNQSVVPNATRVEDGLALSLAEGHTFLNIDTNSISASMPTTTTTAPTTAAPVAAATTLTINTGIAVCLPLLITMLTRLFHVN, via the exons ctggaacaacaaccacagctgatcCCACAACAACAAATGCTGCAACAACGGTCACAGTAGCTGACACTACAACTATTGCCTCAACAGCTACAGCTCCTGAAACCACAACGACTACTGCTCCCTCAACATCCATAACTGAAGCTGTAACAACAACGACTGCTGCTatcacaacaaccacagctgacacacaaacaacaacagtggctACAACAACAATGACATCACCGGATACAACAACTGCTCAGACAACCACAACTGCGCAAACAACAAACACGGTTCCTTCAACAACATCAGCAGCTCCCACAACAACAAATGCAGCAACAACAGTCACAGTAGCTGACACCACAACTACTGCctcaacaactacagctgctgaaacaacaacgactgctgctcccacaacaaccactgcTGCACCAACAACTACAACTCGAACTGGAACAACACCCACAGCTgatccaacaacaacaaatgctgCAACCACCGTAACAGTAGCCGACACCACAACAACTgccacaacaactacagctcctGAAACCACAACGACTGCTGCTCCCTCAACATCCACAACTGAAGCtctaacaacaaccacagcttatcccacaacaaacacaatttCTGTAACAACCAGCACAGCACCCCCCACAACAACCATAgctgacacacaaacaaccacagtggctacAACAACAACGACATCACCGGATACAACAACAACTGctcagacaacaaccacaactgcgCAAACAACAAACACGGTTCCTTCAACAACATCAGCAGCTCCCACAACAACAAATGCAGCAATAACAGTCACAGTAGCTGACACCACAACTACTGTCTCAACAACTACagttgctgaaacaacaacgactgctgctcccacaacaaccactgcTGCACCAACAACTACAACTCAAGCTGGAACAACACCCACAGCTGATCCCACAACAACAAATGCTGCAACAACTGTCACAGTAGCTGACATCACAACAATTgccacaacaactacagctcctGAAACCACAACGACTACTGCTCTCTCAACATCCACAACTGAAGCTGTATCAACAACGactgctgctcccacaacaaccactgcTGCACCAACAACTACAACTCAAGCTGGAACAACACCCACAGCTGATCCCACAACAACAAATGCTGCAACAACTGTCACAGTAGCTGACATCACAACAATTgccacaacaactacagctcctGAAACCACAACGACTACTGCTCTCTCAACATCCACAACTGAAGCTGTATCAACAACGactgctgctcccacaacaaccacagctgatacaaaaacaacaacagtggctACAACAACAACGACATCACCGGATACAACAACAACTGctcagacaacaaccacaactgcgcaaacaacaaacacggttccttcaacaacaacatcagGAGCTCCCACAACAACAAATGCAGCAACAACAGTCACAGTAGCTGACACCACAACTACTGCctcaacaactacagctgctgaaacaacaaccacTGCTGCACCAACAACTACAACTGAAGCTAAAACAACACCCACAGCTGATCCCACAACAACAAATGCTGCAACCACCGTAACAGTAGCCGACACCACAACAACTgccacaacaactacagctcctGAAACCACAACGACTGCTGCTACCTTAACATCCACAACTGAAGCtctaacaacaaccacagcttatcccacaacaaacacaatttCTGTAACAACCAGCACAGCACCCCCCACAACAACCATAgctgacacacaaacaaccacagtggctacAACAACAACGACATCACCGGATACAACAACAACTGCTCAGATAACAACCACAACTGCGCAAACAACAAACACGGTTCCTTCAACAACATCAGCAGCTCCCACAACAACAAATGCAGCAATAACAGTCACAGTAGCTGACACCACAACTACTGTCTCAACAACTACagttgctgaaacaacaacgactgctgctcccacaacaaccactgcTGCACCAACAACTACAACTCAAGCTGGAACAACACCCACAGCTGATCCCACAACAACAAATGCTGCAACAACTGTCACAGTAGCTGACATCACAACAATTgccacaacaactacagctcctGAAACCACAACGACTACTGCTCTCTCAACATCCACAACTGAAGCTGTATCAACAACGactgctgctcccacaacaaccactgcTGCACCAACAACTACAACTCAAGCTGGAACAACACCCACAGCTGATCCCACAACAACAAATGCTGCAACAACTGTCACAGTAGCTGACATCACAACAATTgccacaacaactacagctcctGAAACCACAACGACTACTGCTCTCTCAACATCCACAACTGAAGCTGTATCAACAACGactgctgctcccacaacaaccacagctgatacaaaaacaacaacagtggctACAACAACAACGACATCACCGGATACAACAACAACTGctcagacaacaaccacaactgcgcaaacaacaaacacggttccttcaacaacaacatcagGAGCTCCCACAACAACAAATGCAGCAACAACAGTCACAGTAGCTGACACCACAACTACTGCctcaacaactacagctgctgaaacaacaacgactgctgctcccacaacaaccactgcTGCACCAACAACTACAACTGAAGCTAAAACAACACCCACAGCTGATCCCACAACAACAAATGCTGCAACCACCGTCACAGTAGCCGACACCACAACAACTgccacaacaactacagctcctGAAACCACAACGACTGCTGCTCCCTCAACATCCACAACTGAAGCtctaacaacaaccacagcttatcccacaacaaacacaatttCTGTAACAACCAGCACAGCAccccccacaacaaccacagctgacacacaaacaaacacagtggCTACAACAACAACGACATCACCGGATACAACAACAACTGctcagacaacaaccacaactgcgCAAACAACAAACACGGTTCCTTCAACAAAATCAGCAGCTCCCACAACAACAAATGCAGCAATAACAGTCACAGTAGCTGACACCACAACTACTGCctcaacaactacagctgcAGAAACAACAACGactgctgctcccacaacaaccactgcTGCACCAACAACTACAACTCAAGCTGGAACAACACCCACAGCTGATCCCACAACAACAAATGCTGCAACCACCGTCACAGTAGCCGACACCACAACAACTGCAgcaacaactacagctgctgaaACCACAACGACTGCTGCTGCCTCAACATCCACAACTGAAGCtctaacaacaaccacagcttatcccacaacaaacacaatttCTGTAACAACCAGCACAGCAccccccacaacaaccacagctgatacacaaacaaccacagtggctacAACAACAACGACATCACCGGATACAACAACAACTGctcagacaacaaccacaactgcgCAAACAACAAACACGGTTCCATCAACAACATCAGCAGCTCCCACAACAACAAATGCAGCAATAACAGTCACAGTAGCTGACACCACAACTACTGCctcaacaactacagctgctgaaacaacaacgactgctgctcccacaacaaccactgcTGCACCAACAACTACAACTCAAGCTGGAACAACACCCACAGCTGATCCCACAACAACAAATGCTGCAACAACCGTCACAGTAGCTGACATCACAACAATTgccacaacaactacagctcctGAAACCACAATGACTACTGCTCTCTCAACATCCACAACTGAAGCTGTATCAACAACGactgctgctcccacaacaaccacagctgacacacaaacaacaatagtgGCTACAACAACAACGACATCACCGGATACAACAACAACTGctcagacaacaaccacaactgcgcaaacaacaaacacggttccttcaacaacaacatcagCAGCTCCCACAACAACAAATGCAGCAACAACAGTCACAGTAGCTGACACCACAACTACTGCCTTaacaactacagctgctcccacaacaaccactgcTGCACCAACAACTACAACTGAAGCTAAAACAACACCCACAGCTGATCCCACAACAACAAATGCTGCAACCACCGTCACAGTAGCCGACACCACAACAACTGCAGCAACAACTACAGCTCCTGAAACCACAACGACTGCTGCTCCCTCAACATCCACAACTGAAGCtctaacaacaaccacagcttatcccacaacaaacacaatttCTGTAACAACCAGCACAGCAccccccacaacaaccacagctgacacacaaacaaccactgTGGCTACAACAACAACGACATCACCGGATACAACAACAACTGctcagacaacaaccacaactgcgcaaacaacaaacacggttccttcaacaacaacatcagCAGCTCCCACAACAACAAATGCAGCAACAACAGTCACAGTAGCTGACACCACAACTACTGCctcaacaactacagctgctgaaacaacaacgactgctgctcccacaacaaccactgcTGCACCAACAACTACAACTCAAGCTGGAACAACACCCGCAGCAGATCCCAAAACAACAAATGACATCACAACAATTgccacaacaactacagctcctGAAACCACAACGACTACTGCTCCCTCAACATCCACAACTGAAGCTGTAACAACAACGactgctgctcccacaactacaaCTGAAGCTGTAACAACAACCACATCTGTTACCACAACAAACACAGCTTCTGTAACAAGCACAGCacctgccacaacaaccacagcagccacacaaacaaccacagtggcttcAACAACCACATCACCGGATACAACACCAACTGctcagacaacaaccacaactactgCCTCAACAAATATGgctgctgaaacaacaacaactgctGCTCCCACAGCAACCACTGCTGCACCAACAACCACAAGTGAAGCTGTAACAACAACCACATCTGTTCCCACAACAAACACAGTTTatctaaaaacaacaacagcagctctTACAACAACAAATGCTGCAACAACAGTCACATTAGCTGACACCACTAATACTGCctcaacaactacagctgctgaaGCAATGactgctgctcccacaacatccactgcttcaccaacaaccacaactgaagCTGGAACAACAAGGACATCTGTTCCCATAACAAACACTGTTTATCTAACAACAAGGATAGCActtcccacaacaaccacagctgccaCACAATCAACCATATTGTCTCCCACAACATCCCCAGCTGCCTCCGCAACAGCCACATCTGCATCCCCagctgcctccacaaccacaacAAATACAACTGCTTACAAAACAAGTGCAGTGTCTccaccaacaaccacaactgctGCCAAAACAACCACAGTTGCTAGCACTAACACCACAGTGACTTCTACCACAAGAGCAGCTCTGCCTACAACATCGgctccaacaacaactacagcgtCTCCCACAACAATCACATCTGATACCACATTAACCACCGCGTCTCCCACATCAACGACAGCTGCTTCCACAAAAAACACTGCTGCCATCATAACCATGACTTCTCCGACAACAACAATTACAGCTATTGCATCTACAATAACATCTGCTTCCATGACAACCAACGTGGTCACAACAACATCTAAAGATCCTATCACCACAAACACAGCGTCTCCCACTACAACTAAAACAACAGTAAAAATGACAACAGCTGCTACATTTACCACATCAACCACAGCTGCGGCCACAACCACCAAATCTGCTCCCACATCATCTACAATTTTACCAACAACAATGTCTTCCAAACCAAACACAGCCATTACAACTACAGACTCAACAGCAAAACCTACAGCAACTGAGGGGACAATAGAATTAGGATTCAGAATGATACGGCCATTTTCAAGTGACTACTCAGACTCTTCAACAACAGCATATCAGGAACTGGCAGCAAATGTCACCACAGAG GTGAATCGTGGTTACAAATTATTATATCCTTTAACATACCTAAGATGTAGGATACTTCAATTCAC GAGTGGATCAGTTATTGTCAATATGACCCTTATTTTCACAAACcaatcagtggttcccaatgCAACACGTGTAGAGGACGGATTGGCTTTGTCTCTGGCTGAGGGACACACCTTCCTAAATATTGATACAAACTCCATTAGTGCCA GCATGCCAACCACTACTACCACAGCCCCAACTACAGCAGCTCCAGTTGCAGCAGCAACAACCTTGACAATCAACACCGGGATTGCAGTTTGCCTACCATTACTCATCACCATGCTAACCAGACTTTTCCATGTCaattaa